From one Streptomyces sp. CA-210063 genomic stretch:
- a CDS encoding carbohydrate ABC transporter permease — protein sequence MSSGTLRAKRRRSALRTVAFLSPWLIGFGVFFAYPLVSTVYFSLMKYDGFGTPVFRGLGNWAYVFNDYPMFWPALRNTLWLVLVMVTCRVVFGLGVGLLITKIRTGAGVFRTLFYLPYLAPPVAATLAFVFLLNPGTGPVNSVLDGLGLPTPGWFTDPAWSKPALTALALWGVGDLMVIFMAALLDVPKEQYEAAELDGASAWQRFRYVTLPSISPIVMFAVVTGVIQTMQYYTQPLVAGKVASGIIGGSGQQFEPGYPDKSTLTLPQLVYNLGFQRFDYGSACVVALVLFALSMAFTALLMRRRGGLIGTGD from the coding sequence GTGTCCAGTGGCACGCTCCGTGCGAAGCGCCGCCGGTCGGCGCTTCGCACGGTGGCCTTCCTGTCACCCTGGCTGATCGGGTTCGGCGTCTTCTTCGCCTATCCGCTGGTGTCCACCGTGTACTTCTCGCTGATGAAGTACGACGGCTTCGGTACACCGGTCTTCCGCGGCCTGGGCAACTGGGCCTACGTCTTCAACGACTATCCGATGTTCTGGCCGGCCCTGCGCAACACCCTCTGGCTGGTGCTCGTGATGGTGACCTGCCGGGTGGTGTTCGGGCTCGGCGTCGGTCTGCTGATCACGAAGATCAGGACCGGGGCGGGCGTCTTCCGCACCCTCTTCTATCTGCCGTACCTCGCCCCTCCGGTTGCCGCGACGCTGGCCTTCGTCTTCCTCCTCAACCCCGGGACCGGGCCGGTCAACTCCGTCCTCGACGGCCTGGGACTGCCGACGCCCGGCTGGTTCACGGACCCCGCCTGGTCCAAGCCGGCGCTCACCGCGCTCGCGCTGTGGGGCGTGGGCGACCTGATGGTGATCTTCATGGCCGCGCTGCTCGACGTACCGAAGGAGCAGTACGAGGCCGCCGAGCTGGACGGGGCGTCGGCCTGGCAGCGGTTCCGGTACGTGACACTGCCGAGCATCTCGCCGATCGTGATGTTCGCCGTGGTCACGGGCGTGATCCAGACGATGCAGTACTACACGCAGCCGCTGGTGGCCGGGAAGGTCGCCTCCGGCATCATCGGCGGCTCCGGTCAGCAGTTCGAGCCGGGCTACCCGGACAAGTCGACCCTGACGCTGCCCCAGCTCGTCTACAACCTCGGCTTCCAGCGCTTCGACTACGGCTCCGCCTGTGTGGTCGCGCTGGTGCTGTTCGCCCTGTCCATGGCGTTCACCGCACTGCTGATGCGGCGCCGGGGCGGACTGATCGGAACGGGTGACTGA
- a CDS encoding ABC transporter substrate-binding protein: protein MPGISKNAAIALAATASLALLATACTGQAETAASDDPNAKTTITFWHGWSAPGEVKAIQANVDRFEKEHPNITVKVVGNINDDKLNQALRAGGSNGPDVVSSFTTSNIGKFCSSGAFLDLKPFIEKSKLDLDKTIPKPMLDYTQFEGTRCALPLLGDAYGLYYNKDAFEEAGIESPPKTWSEFTEVAKKLTKAKGDSYAQLGFMPNYHGYETVVDHYMSQWDHAYFDADGKSNIAEDPAFAEMFTYQKSLVDSLGGFAKLEKYRNTFGDEWGAKHPFQTGQVAMQLDGEWRLGMARDAGTDFEIGTAPLPVADDEVDEYGKGFLSGTIIGIAPQSEKQNAAWELVKYLTTDTEAVVSFANAIHNVPSTFAALKSPDLKVDEGFQTFLDIAQNPESNTPPASINGSTYQTTLQDFGYQYESGKVTDLQEGLEKTAKQIDTDIAQAK from the coding sequence ATGCCCGGAATATCCAAGAACGCGGCGATCGCGCTCGCCGCCACCGCGTCCCTCGCCCTTCTCGCCACCGCCTGTACCGGTCAGGCCGAGACGGCCGCCTCCGACGACCCGAACGCCAAGACGACGATCACCTTCTGGCACGGGTGGAGTGCGCCCGGCGAGGTGAAGGCGATCCAGGCGAATGTGGACCGGTTCGAGAAGGAGCACCCGAACATCACGGTGAAGGTCGTCGGGAACATCAATGACGACAAGCTCAACCAGGCACTGCGGGCAGGCGGTTCGAACGGGCCGGACGTGGTGTCGTCGTTCACCACCTCCAACATCGGCAAGTTCTGCTCCTCCGGAGCCTTCCTCGATCTGAAGCCCTTCATCGAGAAGTCGAAGCTCGACCTCGACAAGACCATCCCGAAGCCGATGCTGGACTACACGCAGTTCGAGGGCACCCGGTGTGCGCTGCCGCTGCTGGGCGACGCGTACGGGCTGTACTACAACAAGGACGCCTTCGAGGAGGCGGGCATCGAGTCGCCGCCGAAGACGTGGTCGGAGTTCACGGAGGTCGCGAAGAAGCTGACCAAGGCCAAGGGGGACAGCTACGCACAGCTCGGCTTCATGCCGAACTACCACGGCTACGAGACGGTCGTGGACCACTACATGTCGCAGTGGGACCACGCGTACTTCGATGCGGACGGCAAGTCGAACATCGCCGAGGACCCGGCGTTCGCGGAGATGTTCACGTACCAGAAGAGCCTGGTGGACTCGCTCGGCGGCTTCGCGAAGCTGGAGAAGTACCGGAACACCTTCGGTGACGAGTGGGGGGCCAAGCACCCGTTCCAGACCGGTCAGGTGGCCATGCAGTTGGACGGTGAGTGGCGGCTCGGAATGGCGCGGGACGCCGGGACCGACTTCGAGATCGGCACCGCCCCGCTGCCCGTGGCCGACGACGAGGTGGACGAGTACGGCAAGGGCTTCCTCTCCGGCACGATCATCGGAATCGCCCCGCAGAGCGAGAAGCAGAACGCGGCCTGGGAGCTGGTGAAGTACCTGACGACCGACACCGAGGCCGTCGTCTCCTTCGCCAACGCCATCCACAACGTACCGTCCACCTTCGCGGCCCTGAAGTCGCCCGACCTGAAGGTGGACGAGGGCTTCCAGACGTTCCTGGACATCGCCCAGAACCCGGAGTCGAACACCCCGCCGGCCTCGATCAACGGCTCGACGTACCAGACGACACTCCAGGACTTCGGCTACCAGTACGAGTCCGGCAAGGTGACGGATCTCCAGGAGGGCCTGGAGAAGACCGCGAAGCAGATCGACACCGACATCGCGCAGGCGAAGTAG
- a CDS encoding ROK family transcriptional regulator, with the protein MAGTPRVLRAMNDRAALDLLLEHGPLSRTRLGKLTGLSKPTASQLLARLEAAGLVIATGTGTDESGTGGGGSGAGRPGPNAQLYAVDPTAAYAAGLDVTPERVLAAVADITGRTVGEYAVPTPGRRPAEPVVRQVTTALDGAVKAAGLVRSDVRRLVIGTPGAFDPNTGRLRYASHLPGWHSPTLLGELAAALPMPVEYENDVNLAAVAEQRLGAAKGHDDFVLLWNEGGLGAAVVLGGRLHRGFTGGAGEVGFLPVPGAPLVRQVTKANSGGFQELAGSQVIPRLARELGISPVPEGPYAEVATALVARAADIDSGPHRQLLATYATGLATGIASLVAVLDPEVVVLSGTALTAGGEPLRALVQAELAELAASRPRLVLGDVREKPVLRGALESALAATRDEVFDTSR; encoded by the coding sequence ATGGCAGGAACCCCCCGCGTGCTGCGCGCCATGAACGACCGCGCCGCGCTCGATCTGCTGCTGGAGCACGGACCGCTCTCGCGGACGCGGCTCGGCAAGCTGACCGGACTGTCGAAGCCGACCGCCTCACAGCTCCTGGCCCGGCTCGAAGCCGCCGGACTCGTGATCGCCACGGGCACCGGCACGGACGAATCCGGCACCGGCGGGGGCGGCTCGGGCGCGGGCCGACCCGGCCCCAACGCCCAGCTCTACGCGGTCGACCCGACCGCCGCGTACGCCGCCGGCCTCGACGTCACCCCCGAACGCGTCCTCGCCGCCGTCGCCGACATCACCGGCCGCACGGTGGGCGAGTACGCCGTCCCCACCCCCGGACGCCGCCCCGCCGAACCTGTCGTACGGCAGGTCACCACCGCCCTCGACGGGGCGGTCAAGGCCGCCGGGCTCGTCCGGTCCGACGTGCGTCGGCTGGTCATCGGAACCCCCGGCGCCTTCGACCCCAACACCGGGCGGCTGCGCTACGCCTCGCATCTGCCCGGCTGGCACTCCCCCACCCTCCTCGGCGAACTCGCCGCCGCGCTGCCGATGCCGGTGGAGTACGAGAACGACGTGAACCTCGCCGCCGTCGCCGAACAACGGCTGGGCGCGGCCAAGGGCCACGACGACTTCGTCCTGCTGTGGAACGAAGGCGGTCTCGGCGCCGCGGTCGTCCTGGGCGGACGGCTGCACCGGGGGTTCACCGGGGGCGCCGGGGAGGTCGGGTTCCTGCCCGTGCCGGGCGCTCCGCTGGTTCGGCAGGTGACCAAGGCGAACAGTGGTGGCTTCCAGGAACTCGCCGGTTCGCAGGTCATTCCCCGGCTCGCCCGCGAGTTGGGGATCTCTCCGGTGCCGGAGGGGCCGTACGCGGAGGTCGCGACGGCGCTTGTGGCGAGGGCCGCGGACATCGACTCCGGTCCCCACCGACAACTTCTGGCCACGTATGCCACCGGGCTCGCCACGGGTATCGCTTCGCTCGTGGCCGTGCTCGACCCCGAGGTCGTCGTGCTCAGCGGTACGGCGTTGACCGCCGGTGGCGAGCCGTTGCGTGCCCTTGTCCAGGCCGAGTTGGCGGAGCTGGCGGCTTCCCGGCCACGGTTGGTTCTCGGTGACGTACGCGAAAAGCCCGTGCTGCGTGGGGCGTTGGAGAGTGCGCTCGCTGCCACGCGTGACGAAGTGTTTGACACCTCGCGCTGA
- a CDS encoding DUF397 domain-containing protein, with the protein MPEFDFVKSSYSNTGGQCLEFARNNPHTVAIRDSKNPDGPILRLAPHTWAKFTASLRCPRT; encoded by the coding sequence GTGCCCGAGTTCGACTTCGTCAAGTCCAGCTACAGCAACACCGGCGGCCAATGCCTCGAATTCGCCCGCAACAACCCGCACACCGTCGCTATACGTGACTCCAAGAACCCCGATGGCCCCATACTCCGCCTCGCCCCTCACACCTGGGCGAAGTTCACCGCGTCCCTGCGCTGCCCACGCACGTGA
- a CDS encoding helix-turn-helix domain-containing protein, with protein sequence MRRSIEPTGNRASTVLGRKLGGELLRLRDAAGKTQQQAAASINATGTKIVKMERGWVPMRDPDIRVLCEFYGVEDRKVVGRLLELAKLDRERRKAKGWWQDTPHPGTLSEYIALEDAASRVRTWELSLIPGLFQTAEYARSLAVSEGVGVWEDPDEIEHLVEIRMRRQGRLHEERPLQVYAVIWEAALRQLIGGPDVMRTQLERLLEVAQLPNVRLQVLPFHVGGHPCITGPFTIISFAETEAVDVVHADTIASTVWVENEAEGAAYSTFFDRTARLSLAQHDSALLINAIRQEM encoded by the coding sequence TGACGCCGCAGGCAAGACACAGCAGCAGGCTGCCGCATCCATCAACGCGACGGGCACGAAGATCGTGAAGATGGAGCGAGGCTGGGTACCCATGAGGGACCCGGACATCCGGGTGCTGTGCGAGTTCTACGGCGTGGAGGACCGCAAAGTCGTGGGCCGGCTGCTGGAGTTGGCGAAGCTGGACCGCGAGCGCCGCAAGGCGAAGGGGTGGTGGCAGGACACACCCCACCCAGGAACGCTGTCCGAGTACATCGCGTTGGAGGATGCCGCGAGTCGCGTACGAACCTGGGAACTTTCCCTGATTCCGGGCCTGTTCCAGACCGCCGAGTACGCCCGTTCCCTGGCGGTCAGCGAAGGCGTGGGCGTTTGGGAGGATCCCGACGAGATCGAGCACCTGGTCGAGATCCGCATGCGCCGCCAGGGGCGCCTGCACGAGGAACGCCCGCTCCAGGTGTACGCAGTCATCTGGGAAGCAGCGCTACGACAGTTGATCGGCGGGCCCGATGTCATGCGCACCCAGCTTGAGCGCCTCCTGGAAGTGGCCCAGCTCCCGAATGTACGCCTGCAAGTGCTCCCGTTCCACGTGGGAGGGCACCCGTGCATCACGGGCCCGTTCACCATCATCTCGTTCGCCGAGACCGAGGCCGTGGACGTGGTCCACGCCGACACCATCGCGTCTACCGTGTGGGTGGAGAACGAGGCCGAAGGTGCGGCGTACAGCACGTTCTTCGACCGTACTGCTCGGCTGAGCCTCGCCCAGCACGACTCGGCCCTGCTGATCAACGCGATTCGCCAGGAGATGTAA